ACAAAACCACAAAACTCGACGCCAAACCAGCCTACTCTGAAGGGGTCAACTGTGTGGTTTGCCATAGCCTGAAAAAGTACAACGGCATTCAGGCGCCGAATGGCAAATTGCAACTCGGTCTGAAGGCCTACGATTACTCCAAAGATACGTTACAGGGTCCGGGAAGACACTCCAATGTGGGATTACAGAAACTGGCTGCTGCCGGTGATGTTTTCGGTGGCAGTGGCATGAGCGATGACAGTAAACCCAATCCACATCTGGGTGAAGGGGTAACGGTTGACGGTAAAGAGATTCCTTCCATGCCGATGGAGAGCAATCCCAAGCTGATGAAGACTTCGGATTCCTGTATGGGGTGTCATGATCAGCGCAACAATCCACACGGCGTTCCTCTCTGTCAGACCGGTAACGAGTATTCCGTCAGCCACTCCCAGGTAAACTGTCTCTCCTGTCATATGCCGATCAATGACGGGTTAGCGGATCACTCCATGGGCGGTGGACATGACAGCGGTATTCTGCAGCGTTCTGTGGTGTTTGATGTCTCTACCGAATCTATCGGGGATGTCATCCGGGCAACTGCCTATCTGAAAAATCCTCAACCCCACAGCCTGCCGACCGGGGCACCTTTCCGTAATATCTACATGAAACTGACAGCCTATGATGGCGAGGGCAATGTGATCTGGGAAAATGCCAAGGGGCATCCGAAGGATGGGGATTCAAAAGCCTACTTCGTCTACGCCCTGGCCGACAGCGAAGGCAAACCGGCCATGCCACCTACCGCGACAGCACTGGGTAAGGATACACGCCTTAAACCTCACGAAGAGCGGACACTGGTCTACGACATACCGTCGAAAGGCGTAAAACTGGTACGCGGTGAACTCTACTACAACCTGCTTTGGCCGGTACTGGTAGAGAAGTTCAAGCACCTGCCAGAAGATTTGACCGCACCTACGCTGATAGCAACGGCGGAAAGCACGCCTTAAACTGATGACAAACAGGCTTGGCATCAACCGATGCCAAGCCGAACTAACCTCCCCTTATCTCTTCCACACCTCCTGGTATGCCAGGGGTCCGGGGTGGCTGAGCCTGGGCGCCATAGCCCTGATCCATACAGCGCCCCCCTTTGCCATACCGACCTTTCTGGAGGCCCTTCTCTACCTGGCGATTACCACCAGCATGGATTCCTTGGCTATGTGAAGGCGATGATCAGCGGTTACGGGGAGTAGTAGAGCCGCTACGGGCCTGGAATCCAGCCGGAAGATCTATTTCTCATCCGGGATTGACAAAGCACCAAGATATCTTCAGAATTCGCGTTTCACAAAAAAACGCGCCCGTAGCTCAGCTGGATAGAGTACCTGGCTACGAACCAGGTGGTCGGAGGTTCGAATCCTTCCGGGCGCGCCATTTTCAAAAAGCCCTACCCCCATAAATCAGAACCTCCTATCTCGAATCTGAGATAATTCGAACCTCCGAATCAAAATAATCGGTTCGACAAGGCACGTCAGTGCCGCAGAGCAGCTGAAAGCTGTTAATCCTTCCGGGCGCGCCATTTTCACAAAAGCCCTACCCCCATAAATCAGAGTCTCCTATCCCGAATCTGAGATAATTCGAACCTCTGAATCAAAGATGCTGGTTATTTCTTTGTAAAGGTTAAAAAATAGTTGGCACGGAGAAAGTTCTCCTCACCACTGAGGCGAAAACCGGATTGCTCTATTTCCGCAATGACACCGTCTCTATCCAGCCTGACATGATCCATCACCCAGTTGGAGCTGAATCCAGGCCTTTTACGGTAGTCGATGACCACTAATCTTCCGCCGGACTTGAGGCTTTGATGGATCAATTTCAACATCACTTGCGGTTGTTCGAAGTGATGATAGGTATCACACACGAAAACAACATCCATGGTGTCTGGCTGCAGTGCCAAACTGGTTT
This portion of the Candidatus Thiodiazotropha endoloripes genome encodes:
- a CDS encoding cytochrome c family protein, whose translation is MDNQRGLILLFVVLGWFSLNSQVLAEPLHQISSETCKTCHKEIYKQWKGSMHGNSSALNDPIHATFYKKVVGDPTKEGVKHKASGKYPVCLQCHAPNAAKDKTTKLDAKPAYSEGVNCVVCHSLKKYNGIQAPNGKLQLGLKAYDYSKDTLQGPGRHSNVGLQKLAAAGDVFGGSGMSDDSKPNPHLGEGVTVDGKEIPSMPMESNPKLMKTSDSCMGCHDQRNNPHGVPLCQTGNEYSVSHSQVNCLSCHMPINDGLADHSMGGGHDSGILQRSVVFDVSTESIGDVIRATAYLKNPQPHSLPTGAPFRNIYMKLTAYDGEGNVIWENAKGHPKDGDSKAYFVYALADSEGKPAMPPTATALGKDTRLKPHEERTLVYDIPSKGVKLVRGELYYNLLWPVLVEKFKHLPEDLTAPTLIATAESTP